A section of the Ciona intestinalis chromosome 4, KH, whole genome shotgun sequence genome encodes:
- the LOC100181628 gene encoding glutamine-dependent NAD(+) synthetase: MVRKVNLAVTSLNQWSMDFSGNCERIKQSIRRCFEMGASYRLGSELEVSGYGCEDHFYENDTVQHSWEVLAELLAMNEAKTMICDVGMPIIHKTVRYNCRVIFLHKQIVLIRPKLVCCNEGNFRELRWFVPWLKRKQIDDFVLPDFIQEITGQKTVPIGDAVIQTKDTCIGSEVCEEMFTLETSHCLQAMDGVEIFTNGSGSHFNLRKSQRRWKFASSACLRAGGVYMLSNQVGCDGGRLYYDGASLIGLNGELLTLGSQFSFDDVNVTMATVDLDDVTSYRCGISSNSISSSMATTIYPRVSLSEFSLSVTSCDPMLPLSPVIPWKSYKPEEEISMAGAGWLWDYLRRSGQSGLFLPLSGGVDSSSVACIVFSMCSRVYDEIESGNNQVICDVRKVVNDESFIVTSPEQLCNKILTTCYMASENSSVVTRQRSASLATRINSNHMNINIDGVVHAVLMVFTAATGFIPRFKARDGSIRENLALQNIQARSRMVLAYLFAQLMQWVRGNPGGLLVLGSSNVDESLRGYYTKYDCSSADLNPIGGISKTDLRSFIVYFSDKYNVPEIKEIVEATPTAELEPLEQGKIAQTDEADMGMTYDELSTFGKLRKISMCGPYSMFMKLVTLWKDKCTPSQVAEKVKHFFVTNSINRHKMTXLTPSMHAENYSPDDNRFDLRPFLYNAKWPWQFRKIDDVAQKMESKV, translated from the exons atgGTGCGAAAAGTGAATCTTGCTGTTACCTCACTCAATCAGTGGTCAATGGATTTTAGTGGCAATTGTGAACGAATTAAGCAAAGTATTAGAAGATGTTTCGAGATGGGTGCTTCTTATAGACTTGGATCTGAACTGGAGGTTTCTGGATATGGATGTGAAGATCATTTTTATGAAAACGATACTGTTCAACATTCCTGGGAA gTGTTAGCTGAACTTCTTGCAATGAATGAAGCCAAGACAATGATATGTGATGTAGGAATGCCAATTATTCATAAAACTGTTCGTTACAATTGTCGAGTGATCTTCCTAcacaaacaaattgttttgatTCGCCCTAAACTTGTATGTTGTAACGAG GGCAACTTTCGTGAACTACGTTGGTTTGTTCCCTGGTTGAAAAGAAAACAGATTGATGATTTCGTTCTCCCAGATTTTATTCAGGAAATTACTG GCCAGAAAACTGTTCCAATTGGAGATGCAGTGATCCAGACAAAGGACACCTGCATTGGTAGTGAAGTGTGTGAGGAGATGTTCACACTTGAGACTTCACATTGCCTGCAAGCAATGGACGGAGTggaaatttttacaaatggCAGCGGAAGTCATTTTAACTTAAGAAAAAGTCAACGCAG ATGGAAATTCGCAAGTTCAGCTTGTTTGCGAGCTGGTGGTGTTTACATGTTATCCAACCAAGTTGGTTGTGATGGTGGTCGCTTGTATTATGATGGAGCTTCATTGATTGGTTTGAATGGTGAACTACTCACTCTGGGTTCTCAGTTTAGTTTCGATGATGTCAATGTAACCATGGCAACTGTGGATCTGGATGATGTGACATCATACAG GTGTGGCATTTCTAGCAATAGTATATCATCCAGTATGGCTACCACAATATACCCACGTGTCTCGTTGAGTGAATTTTCCCTCTCTGTCACCTCTTGTGACCCAATGTTACCCTTGAGCCCCGTCATTCCATGGAAATCTTATAAACCTGAAGAAGAGATATCTATGGCAGGTGCGGGGTGGTTGTGGGATTATTTACGACGAAGTGGACAATCAGGTTTATTCCTCCCATTAAGTGGTGGTGTTGACAGTTCTTCTGTTGCATGCATCGTATTTTCAATGTGCTCCAGG gtatatgATGAAATTGAAAGTGGTAACAATCAGGTTATTTGTGATGTAAGAAAGGTTGTAAATGATGAATCtttcattgtgacatcaccagAGCAgctttgtaacaaaatattaacaacttGTTACATGGCGAGTGAAAATTCATCag TCGTGACACGGCAGCGGTCAGCTAGCCTTGCCACCCGAATCAATTCTAACCACATGAATATCAACATTGACGGCGTCGTGCACGCTGTGCTAATGGTGTTTACTGCGGCGACCGGGTTCATACCAAGGTTCAAGGCACGAGACGGTAGCATTCGTGAAAATCTTGCATTGCAGAATATACAAGCCAGATCCAg GATGGTCCTTGCTTACTTATTTGCCCAGCTTATGCAGTGGGTAAGAGGCAACCCTGGTGGCTTGTTGGTGTTGGGGTCTTCTAATGTGGATGAGAGCTTGAGGGGTTATTATACAAA atACGATTGTTCGAGTGCTGACCTCAATCCAATTGGTGGAATAAGTAAAACTGATCTTCGTTCTTTCATCGTTTACTTCAgtgataaatataatgttccTGAGATCAAAGAAATAGTGGAGGCCACACCTACTGCTGAACTTGAACCTTTAGAACAAG GTAAAATAGCACAAACAGACGAGGCAGACATGGGAATGACCTACGATGAGCTTTCTACCTTTGGAAAACTTCGTAAAATCTCAATGTGTGGTCCATACTCAATGTTTATGAAGCTTGTAACATTGTGGAAGGATAAATGTACTCCATCacag GTGGCTGAAAAGGTGAAACATTTCTTTGTGACAAATTCAATTAACCGGCATAAGATGACAANCCTCACTCCTTCTATGCATGCTGAGAATTACAGCCCTGATGACAATAGGTTTGACCTTCGACCTTTTCTATACAACGCCAAGTGGCCCTGGCAGTTCAG aaaaattgaTGATGTCGCACAAAAAATGGAatctaaagtttaa
- the LOC100184003 gene encoding importin subunit alpha-4, whose translation MNTPNEEPLIMENKPDNHRFKNWKHKGRDTESMRRQRNDMSVELRKQKRGDHLLKRRNVPIVEDSLDESDSETKPTSLKLDEIVENAKSTDEAVQLNAVQQARKLLSSDRNPPIDDLIRSGILPILVSCLERAEYASLQFEAAWALTNIASGTSQQTQAVVDAGAVPLFLKLLHSEHQNVCEQAVWALGNIIGDGPALRDYVISLGVVQPLLMFINPEIPISFLRNVTWVVVNLCRNKDPPPPVETIQSLLPALCELIHHPDTNILVDTVWALSYLTDGGNELIQMVIDSGVVPYLVPLLTHAEVKVQTAAVRAVGNIVTGTDEQTQEVLNCGVLKHFPALLSHHKEKINKEAVWFLSNITAGNQSQVQAVIDAGLIPQIIAHLSKSDFQTQKEAAWAISNLTISGNKEQVVYVCEQGVIPPFCNLLVAKDNQVVQVVLDGINNILKMAGDNDTIATVIEECGGLDKIEMLQNHVNEDIYKLAYEIIDQFFSGDPDGELAPDENNIGFQFDPSVSLPIDGQFKF comes from the exons ATGAACACACCAAATGAAGAACCGTTGATTATGGAAAACAAACCAGATAATCATCGGTTTAAAAACTGGAAACACAAAGGAAGAGACACAGAg tCCATGAGAAGACAACGTAATGACATGTCAGTAGAACTACGCAAACAGAAGAGAGGCGATCATCTTTTGAAACGAAGAAATGTCCCAATCGTTGAGGACAGTCTTGATGAATCTGATTCCGAAACCAAACCg ACATCATTAAAATTGGACGAAATTGTGGAAAATGCGAAAAGTACCGATGAAGCAGTCCAGTTGAATGCTGTGCAGCAAGCAAGAAAACTTTTATCCAGTGACCGTAACCCCCCTATCGATGATTTAATAAGATCAG GAATTCTCCCAATCCTTGTAAGTTGTTTGGAACGAGCAGAATATGCGTCGCTTCAATTTGAAGCAGCATGGGCGCTCACTAACATTGCATCTGGCACATCTCAACAAACACAAGCTGTAGTAGACGCAG GAGCTGTTCCACTTTTCTTAAAGCTTCTGCATTCTGAACATCAAAATGTGTGTGAACAAGCTGTGTGGGCTCTTGGTAACATCATAG GTGATGGACCAGCACTTCGAGATTACGTAATCAGCCTTGGAGTTGTCCAACCTTTATTGATGTTCATCAACCCAGAAATTCCCATCAGCTTTTTAAG GAATGTAACTTGGGTTGTTGTTAACTTGTGCCGAAACAAAGATCCTCCACCACCAGTTGAAACAATCCAATCTCTTCTTCCTGCTTTGTGTGAATTAATCCACCATCCTGATACAAAC aTCTTGGTGGACACTGTGTGGGCTTTGTCATACTTAACGGATGGTGGAAACGAACTTATTCAAATGGTTATCGATTCAGGGGTTGTCCCTTATCTGGTACCCCTTCTTACACATGCAGAGGTTAAAGTTCAG ACTGCAGCAGTGCGTGCTGTTGGAAACATCGTTACTGGAACAGATGAACAAACACAGGAAGTTCTTAATTGCGgagttttgaaacattttccaGCTCTATTGTCGCaccataaagaaaaaataaataag GAAGCTGTATGGTTCTTATCAAACATAACCGCTGGCAACCAGTCACAAGTACAAGCTGTTATTGATGCAGGATTAATACCACAGATTATTGCCCATCTAAGCAAA AGCGATTTCCAGACACAAAAAGAAGCAGCATGGGCGATTTCGAATCTAACAATATCTGGAAATAAAGAACAAGTCGTGTATGTGTGTGAACAAGGGGTAATTCCCCCATTCTGCAACCTTCTGGTTGCAAAGGATAATCAG GTGGTGCAAGTTGTATTGGATGGCATCAACAACATTCTAAAGATGGCTGGAGATAATGATACTATTGCTACAGTGATTGAAGAATGTGGGG GATTGGACAAGATTGAAATGCTACAGAATCATGTGAATGAAGACATCTACAAGCTTGCATATGAGATAATTGATCAGTTCTTTTCTGGAGAT cCTGACGGAGAACTTGCCCCAGATGAAAATAACATCGGTTTCCAATTTGACCCTTCAGTATCTTTACCCATTGATGGACAGTTCAAATTCTAA
- the LOC100176975 gene encoding MICOS complex subunit Mic10-like: MSRIPTLGTENQYGEKVDKCIVDLGIKTGSGVLVGGLFSLLFKRRTWPITLGAGIGIGMSYTTCQNRFKNFINNKLESQNSAASSEEVTTTVDPAPDTPTQSEQSDSGSA, from the exons atgtcaaGAATACCAACCTTAGGAACGGAAAATCAATACGGGGAAAAGGTGGACAAATGTATAGTGGATCTTGGAATTAAAACCG GATCTGGTGTTCTAGTTGGTGGACTTTTCTCTTTACTCTTTAAAA GAaggacttggcccattacactAGGAGCTGGGATTGGAATTGGAATGTCTTACACAACTTGTCAAAATAGATTCAAAAATTTTATCAACAACAAATTAGAATCACAG AATTCTGCCGCATCTTCTGAAGaagttacaacaactgtcgaCCCCGCCCCTGACACGCCCACTCAAAGTGAACAGTCAGACAGTGGATCAGCGTGA
- the LOC100186430 gene encoding uncharacterized protein LOC100186430 isoform X2 → MCEMNSVSMDSIQLGCSASVYGGESHIGTNYDIPKRSSVDSIFESSQSSIASQLSSLSTKNHQQRRIIVENWKIVPVLGLSEVRIVGVRCSDKQVKKSSFIKLRMHSRCLLTNSGSLYNLVGPMQKSPDIPDNVYKAMINGFPENWRSVVRSYLHQLNQNQSDESSSENEVVHIANNSLNITPRVRVVMETPLSKKRQPDFLVTPTPCKKPRSIAVKKTQDLIMPLSSVPQDILETPANKKKKQTRKRQAAQRKPAKRCKLNKSVLPSCHADLCSESPSGLFRTRSGRHVFPPLQSWTGQRLSTECNEDGVEVVKFHPGNESILAPDVHSPVTDALRKTDIIHRQFIFNQMCDKKDSLPQQKTGNHCVKKILDTPVAKKKPVQKIKNISPLNTVEKIRKIRQKKCKILVSPLKLSENEQVLTKPGYSLRIQQKSMNNPVTKESLKLPSENEELLKKKPLKLQHKNSEPSNEVVGTRKSKRAKNSKVEKKCSPKKRKARTVKPKKNNVAVCKKKKEPGTKKEKSKNQDVALKNTGSKIETLKITAQRGTLKHRKQVQAVANELNFNQKGQDFFADEAVVNEMFGESNGFLDQSLGTPAKNFLYIPENVKTPLWFKTPQAQKYSSVFPDTPDHLKSSLPRPAEYPDADRMVLCMKKALKHGKGNETKKPKPSKNFNLDKVNLKELLRGEQQEDVDSSEEEDVYFSD, encoded by the exons ATgtgtg AAATGAATAGTGTTTCAATGGACAGTATACAGTTAGGATGTAGCGCATCAGTTTATGGAGGGGAATCACATATTGGAACTAATTATGACATTCCAAAACGAAGCTCCGTTGATTCCATTTTTGAAAGTTCCCAGTCTTCTATCGCATCACAATTATCATCATTGTCAACAAAGAACCATCAGCAGCGACGAATAATTGTCGAAAATTGGAAGATTGTTCCTGTCCTTGGTTTAAGTGAAGTGAGAATCGTTGGTGTTCGATGTAGTGACAAACAAGTAAAGAAAAGCTCTTTCATCAAATTAAGG ATGCATTCTCGCTGCTTGCTAACCAACAGTGGATCGTTGTATAATTTGGTTGGACCAATGCAGAAGTCACCAGACATTCCAGATAATGTTTACAAAGCAATGATAAACGGATTTCCTGAAAACTGGAGAAGTGTTGTGAGGTCGTACCTTCATCAATTAAATCAAAACCAAAGTGATGAATCTTCATCTGAGAATGAAGTGGTTCACATTGcaa ATAACAGCCTAAACATCACACCACGAGTCAGGGTTGTCATGGAGACTCCATTGAGCAAAAAACGTCAGCCAGATTTTTTGGTCACACCAACTCCATGTAAAAAACCAAGATCAATTGCCGTAAAGAAGACACAGGATTTAATCATGCCTCTATCTTCTGTTCCGCAAGATATACTCGAAACTCCCgctaataaaaagaaaaaacaaactagAAAACGCCAAGCAGCTCAACGAAAACCTGCCAAAAGATGTAAACTGAATAAATCAGTTTTGCCAAGCTGTCATGCAGATCTCTGCAGTGAATCTCCAAGTGGTTTGTTTCGAACACGCAGTGGACGTCATGTTTTTCCACCCTTACAATCATGGACAGGCCAGCGATTGTCCACTGAGTGCAATGAAGATGGGGTTGAAGTTGTGAAGTTTCACCCAGGTAATGAATCGATACTTGCGCCAGATGTTCACTCACCCGTCACTGATGCTTTGAGGAAAACGGACATTATCCATCGTCAGTTTATCTTTAATCAGATGTGTGATAAAAAAGATTCGCTGCCACAGCAGAAAACTGGAAACCACTGTGTAAAGAAAATATTGGACACTCCTGTAGCGAAGAAGAAGCCTGTACAGAAAATCAAGAACATTTCTCCATTGAATACAgttgaaaaaataagaaaaataaggCAAAAGAAGTGCAAGATTTTAGTTTCGCCTTTAAAATTAAGTGAAAATGAACAAGTACTCACTAAACCCGGATATTCACTTCGtatacaacaaaaaagtaTGAATAACCCTGTCACAAAGGAATCACTAAAGTTACCGAGTGAAAATGAAGAGCTAC TCAAAAAGAAACCTTTAAAGTTGCAGCATAAAAATTCAGAGCCGTCAAATGAGGTTGTTGGTACCAGAAAGTCTAAACGAGCTAAAAATTCCAAAGTTGAAAAGAAGTGCTCACCAAAGAAGAGGAAAGCAAGAACTGtcaaacctaaaaaaaataatgtagcTGTTTGCAAAAAGAAGAAAGAACCAGGTACTAAAAAGGAGAAAAGCAAAAATCAAGATGTTGCTTTAAAAAACACTGGTTCTAAAATTGAAACCCTTAAAATAACAGCTCAACGGGGTACATTAAAGCACCGAAAACAGGTTCAAGCAGTTGCCAATGAATTAAACTTCAACCAAAAAGGGCAGGATTTTTTCGCAGACGAAGCAGTGGTCAATGAAATGTTCGGGGAATCGAATGGTTTTCTGGATCAATCCCTTGGAACTCCTGccaaaaattttctttatattccAGAAAATGTGAAAACGCCTCTCTGGTTTAAAACTCCCCAGGCACAAAAATATTCCTCCGTCTTCCCAGACACTCCAGATCACTTGAAATCCTCTCTTCCACGCCCAGCCGAATACCCGGATGCTGACAGAATGGTTTTGTGTATGAAGAAAGCATTAAAGCATGGAAAGGGAAACGAAACCAAGAAACCAAAGCCAAGTAAGAACTTTAATCTTGATAAAGTTAACTTGAAAGAGCTTCTTCGTGGAGAACAGCAAGAGGATGTGGATTCCAGTGAGGAAGAGGACGTTTACTTTTCAGATTAA
- the LOC100179309 gene encoding exosome complex component MTR3-like — protein sequence MPTDSRRLPAPDISYNAKLFTEIEKLSLLDDEEKRADGRYVTQPRDVFLQCGVITQAKGSAYFEMNKTKVICSVYGPKDIEMREEFQINKGKLKCELKYAPYSSPKHGDHIPGASDVEKSDILLEAISSGVCLQRYPKSQIDVYVIVLEDDGSVMPAAITAASVALVDAGIEMYDVITASSIRIAGQDTFIIDPTSSEEFSPLNLEKSNDLNQGMVMVALLPSINQVSSVVSSGHLECNVLQEAIRSCRYSAQNLHSIVRKCLVNSLKKSNQNNSH from the coding sequence ATGCCAACGGATTCCCGTCGATTGCCAGCTCCAGACATCAGTTATAATGCGAAACTGTTCACAGAGATTGAGAAGTTGAGTTTACTTGATGATGAGGAGAAGAGAGCTGATGGGAGATACGTCACACAACCTAGGGATGTTTTCCTGCAGTGCGGAGTTATTACACAAGCCAAAGGGTCAGCTTATTTTgaaatgaacaaaacaaaagtgatTTGCTCTGTTTATGGACCAAAAGACATTGAAATGAGAGAAGAATTTCAAATCAATAAGGGGAAGTTAAAATGTGAGTTGAAATACGCGCCATATTCGAGCCCAAAACATGGAGATCACATTCCAGGAGCTTCTGATGTGGAAAAATCAGACATTTTACTCGAAGCAATATCATCAGGTGTCTGTCTCCAACGTTATCCTAAATCTCAAATAGACGTTTACGTTATAGTACTAGAGGATGATGGTTCAGTGATGCCAGCCGCAATTACAGCAGCATCTGTTGCCCTTGTTGATGCTGGGATAGAaatgtatgatgtcatcactGCTTCATCAATACGAATTGCTGGGCAAGATACGTTCATAATTGACCCAACATCCAGTGAAGAATTTTCACCTTTAAACTTGGAAAAGTCGAATGATCTCAACCAAGGAATGGTAATGGTTGCTTTGCTGCCATCAATCAACCAAGTGTCATCTGTTGTATCATCAGGACATCTTGAATGCAATGTCTTGCAAGAAGCAATCAGGTCATGCAGATATTCAGCACAAAATCTTCACTCCATTGTTagaaaatgtttggtaaattCACTCAAAAAAAGCAATCAAAATAATTCACATTAA
- the LOC100186430 gene encoding uncharacterized protein LOC100186430 isoform X1: MCEMNSVSMDSIQLGCSASVYGGESHIGTNYDIPKRSSVDSIFESSQSSIASQLSSLSTKNHQQRRIIVENWKIVPVLGLSEVRIVGVRCSDKQVKKSSFIKLRMHSRCLLTNSGSLYNLVGPMQKSPDIPDNVYKAMINGFPENWRSVVRSYLHQLNQNQSDESSSENEVVHIANNSLNITPRVRVVMETPLSKKRQPDFLVTPTPCKKPRSIAVKKTQDLIMPLSSVPQDILETPANKKKKQTRKRQAAQRKPAKRCKLNKSVLPSCHADLCSESPSGLFRTRSGRHVFPPLQSWTGQRLSTECNEDGVEVVKFHPGNESILAPDVHSPVTDALRKTDIIHRQFIFNQMCDKKDSLPQQKTGNHCVKKILDTPVAKKKPVQKIKNISPLNTVEKIRKIRQKKCKILVSPLKLSENEQVLTKPGYSLRIQQKSMNNPVTKESLKLPSENEELLTKPGYSLRKREEKIKKPVKKKPLKLQHKNSEPSNEVVGTRKSKRAKNSKVEKKCSPKKRKARTVKPKKNNVAVCKKKKEPGTKKEKSKNQDVALKNTGSKIETLKITAQRGTLKHRKQVQAVANELNFNQKGQDFFADEAVVNEMFGESNGFLDQSLGTPAKNFLYIPENVKTPLWFKTPQAQKYSSVFPDTPDHLKSSLPRPAEYPDADRMVLCMKKALKHGKGNETKKPKPSKNFNLDKVNLKELLRGEQQEDVDSSEEEDVYFSD, encoded by the exons ATgtgtg AAATGAATAGTGTTTCAATGGACAGTATACAGTTAGGATGTAGCGCATCAGTTTATGGAGGGGAATCACATATTGGAACTAATTATGACATTCCAAAACGAAGCTCCGTTGATTCCATTTTTGAAAGTTCCCAGTCTTCTATCGCATCACAATTATCATCATTGTCAACAAAGAACCATCAGCAGCGACGAATAATTGTCGAAAATTGGAAGATTGTTCCTGTCCTTGGTTTAAGTGAAGTGAGAATCGTTGGTGTTCGATGTAGTGACAAACAAGTAAAGAAAAGCTCTTTCATCAAATTAAGG ATGCATTCTCGCTGCTTGCTAACCAACAGTGGATCGTTGTATAATTTGGTTGGACCAATGCAGAAGTCACCAGACATTCCAGATAATGTTTACAAAGCAATGATAAACGGATTTCCTGAAAACTGGAGAAGTGTTGTGAGGTCGTACCTTCATCAATTAAATCAAAACCAAAGTGATGAATCTTCATCTGAGAATGAAGTGGTTCACATTGcaa ATAACAGCCTAAACATCACACCACGAGTCAGGGTTGTCATGGAGACTCCATTGAGCAAAAAACGTCAGCCAGATTTTTTGGTCACACCAACTCCATGTAAAAAACCAAGATCAATTGCCGTAAAGAAGACACAGGATTTAATCATGCCTCTATCTTCTGTTCCGCAAGATATACTCGAAACTCCCgctaataaaaagaaaaaacaaactagAAAACGCCAAGCAGCTCAACGAAAACCTGCCAAAAGATGTAAACTGAATAAATCAGTTTTGCCAAGCTGTCATGCAGATCTCTGCAGTGAATCTCCAAGTGGTTTGTTTCGAACACGCAGTGGACGTCATGTTTTTCCACCCTTACAATCATGGACAGGCCAGCGATTGTCCACTGAGTGCAATGAAGATGGGGTTGAAGTTGTGAAGTTTCACCCAGGTAATGAATCGATACTTGCGCCAGATGTTCACTCACCCGTCACTGATGCTTTGAGGAAAACGGACATTATCCATCGTCAGTTTATCTTTAATCAGATGTGTGATAAAAAAGATTCGCTGCCACAGCAGAAAACTGGAAACCACTGTGTAAAGAAAATATTGGACACTCCTGTAGCGAAGAAGAAGCCTGTACAGAAAATCAAGAACATTTCTCCATTGAATACAgttgaaaaaataagaaaaataaggCAAAAGAAGTGCAAGATTTTAGTTTCGCCTTTAAAATTAAGTGAAAATGAACAAGTACTCACTAAACCCGGATATTCACTTCGtatacaacaaaaaagtaTGAATAACCCTGTCACAAAGGAATCACTAAAGTTACCGAGTGAAAATGAAGAGCTACTTACCAAACCTGGTTATTCACTTCGTAAACGGGAAGAAAAGATTAAAAAGCCTGTCAAAAAGAAACCTTTAAAGTTGCAGCATAAAAATTCAGAGCCGTCAAATGAGGTTGTTGGTACCAGAAAGTCTAAACGAGCTAAAAATTCCAAAGTTGAAAAGAAGTGCTCACCAAAGAAGAGGAAAGCAAGAACTGtcaaacctaaaaaaaataatgtagcTGTTTGCAAAAAGAAGAAAGAACCAGGTACTAAAAAGGAGAAAAGCAAAAATCAAGATGTTGCTTTAAAAAACACTGGTTCTAAAATTGAAACCCTTAAAATAACAGCTCAACGGGGTACATTAAAGCACCGAAAACAGGTTCAAGCAGTTGCCAATGAATTAAACTTCAACCAAAAAGGGCAGGATTTTTTCGCAGACGAAGCAGTGGTCAATGAAATGTTCGGGGAATCGAATGGTTTTCTGGATCAATCCCTTGGAACTCCTGccaaaaattttctttatattccAGAAAATGTGAAAACGCCTCTCTGGTTTAAAACTCCCCAGGCACAAAAATATTCCTCCGTCTTCCCAGACACTCCAGATCACTTGAAATCCTCTCTTCCACGCCCAGCCGAATACCCGGATGCTGACAGAATGGTTTTGTGTATGAAGAAAGCATTAAAGCATGGAAAGGGAAACGAAACCAAGAAACCAAAGCCAAGTAAGAACTTTAATCTTGATAAAGTTAACTTGAAAGAGCTTCTTCGTGGAGAACAGCAAGAGGATGTGGATTCCAGTGAGGAAGAGGACGTTTACTTTTCAGATTAA